One genomic segment of Ipomoea triloba cultivar NCNSP0323 chromosome 9, ASM357664v1 includes these proteins:
- the LOC116028374 gene encoding uncharacterized protein LOC116028374 isoform X1 — MDSTAGVERLKRDIPPAHFIFMIRSFSLLDETGNEKHESGVFQACDKKWKLCVYPKGKKKQADGDGDGHISLYLEIVDTNDYPRGWEVHVKFSLFVYDYVQDKYLTVQDAGGKVRRFHYMKTQWGFDQLLSLSTFKDPSNGYLVDDTCAFGAEILVVSDAATKRRECLSMVKDPTSKTYTWRINDFTSKKNQNIIYSDEFTIEGSKWNCRKLMLYPSGDGSAKGKHLSLFLHLESTDLSNLKDHARKLFARYRLRICNQLKSSENHEYLVRPVFFGVGSSAVSNWGYSNFMSLDQLDSATKGFLVNDTLIVEAEFIMVSMFSDF; from the exons ATGGATTCTACTGCCGGAGTCGAAAGGTTGAAAAGGGATATTCCCCCAGCTCATTTCATATTTATGATACGTTCTTTTTCTTTACTCGATGAAACAGGAAATGAGAAACATGAATCCGGAGTTTTCCAGGCTTGTGATAAAAAATG GAAGCTATGTGTTTATCCCAAGGGAAAGAAGAAGCAGgcagatggagatggagatggtcATATCTCCCTCTACCTAGAAATTGTTGACACTAATGATTATCCCCGTGGATGGGAAGTTCACGTTAAGTTTAGTCTTTTTGTGTACGATTATGTTCAGGATAAATATTTGACAGTACAAG atgctGGAGGAAAAGTGAGGCGGTTTCACTATATGAAAACTCAATGGGGCTTCGATCAGCTACTTTCTTTGTCTACTTTCAAGGATCCCTCTAATGGATATCTAGTTGATGACACATGTGCATTTGGAGCTGAGATTCTTGTCGTTTCTGATGCTGCTACAAAACGCCGCGAATGTCTTTCAATGGTAAAAGATCCAACAAGCAAAACTTACACATGGAGAATAAACGACTTCACATCAAAAAAGAACCAGAATATCATATATTCTGATGAGTTCACCATTGAAGGAAGCAAATG GAACTGCAGGAAACTGATGCTTTATCCCAGTGGAGACGGAAGTGCGAAGGGCAAACATTTGTCCCTCTTTCTCCATCTGGAGTCCACTGATTTATCAAACCTTAAAGATCATGCTAgaaaattatttgcaaggtatAGGTTGCGGATATGCAATCAATTGAAGAGCAGTGAAAACCACGAATATCTAG TGCGGCCAGTTTTTTTTGGTGTTGGCTCTTCAGCAGTCTCTAACTGGGGCTATTCCAACTTTATGAGCCTTGACCAATTGGATAGTGCTACAAAAGGTTTCCTAGTTAATGACACCCTAATTGTGGAAGCTGAATTTATTATGGTGTCCATGTTCTCGGACTTTTGA
- the LOC116028374 gene encoding uncharacterized protein LOC116028374 isoform X2 gives MDSTAGVERLKRDIPPAHFIFMIRSFSLLDETGNEKHESGVFQACDKKWKLCVYPKGKKKQADGDGDGHISLYLEIVDTNDYPRGWEVHVKFSLFVYDYVQDKYLTVQDAGGKVRRFHYMKTQWGFDQLLSLSTFKDPSNGYLVDDTCAFGAEILVVSDAATKRRECLSMVKDPTSKTYTWRINDFTSKKNQNIIYSDEFTIEGSKWKLMLYPSGDGSAKGKHLSLFLHLESTDLSNLKDHARKLFARYRLRICNQLKSSENHEYLVRPVFFGVGSSAVSNWGYSNFMSLDQLDSATKGFLVNDTLIVEAEFIMVSMFSDF, from the exons ATGGATTCTACTGCCGGAGTCGAAAGGTTGAAAAGGGATATTCCCCCAGCTCATTTCATATTTATGATACGTTCTTTTTCTTTACTCGATGAAACAGGAAATGAGAAACATGAATCCGGAGTTTTCCAGGCTTGTGATAAAAAATG GAAGCTATGTGTTTATCCCAAGGGAAAGAAGAAGCAGgcagatggagatggagatggtcATATCTCCCTCTACCTAGAAATTGTTGACACTAATGATTATCCCCGTGGATGGGAAGTTCACGTTAAGTTTAGTCTTTTTGTGTACGATTATGTTCAGGATAAATATTTGACAGTACAAG atgctGGAGGAAAAGTGAGGCGGTTTCACTATATGAAAACTCAATGGGGCTTCGATCAGCTACTTTCTTTGTCTACTTTCAAGGATCCCTCTAATGGATATCTAGTTGATGACACATGTGCATTTGGAGCTGAGATTCTTGTCGTTTCTGATGCTGCTACAAAACGCCGCGAATGTCTTTCAATGGTAAAAGATCCAACAAGCAAAACTTACACATGGAGAATAAACGACTTCACATCAAAAAAGAACCAGAATATCATATATTCTGATGAGTTCACCATTGAAGGAAGCAAATG GAAACTGATGCTTTATCCCAGTGGAGACGGAAGTGCGAAGGGCAAACATTTGTCCCTCTTTCTCCATCTGGAGTCCACTGATTTATCAAACCTTAAAGATCATGCTAgaaaattatttgcaaggtatAGGTTGCGGATATGCAATCAATTGAAGAGCAGTGAAAACCACGAATATCTAG TGCGGCCAGTTTTTTTTGGTGTTGGCTCTTCAGCAGTCTCTAACTGGGGCTATTCCAACTTTATGAGCCTTGACCAATTGGATAGTGCTACAAAAGGTTTCCTAGTTAATGACACCCTAATTGTGGAAGCTGAATTTATTATGGTGTCCATGTTCTCGGACTTTTGA